From Streptomyces sp. NBC_01754, a single genomic window includes:
- a CDS encoding TetR/AcrR family transcriptional regulator: METAAEAATCGTPRRTPRPRADALRNRERIVAAAREMFVEFGPEVPLDEVARRAGVGNATLYRNFPDRVALVHEVVLAVTRRTTDRAREAAETESDPFAALSRFVHAAADERIGALCPMLSGGFDKDHADLLAERGRLEEAVEGLVARAMSTGRLRTDIAVGDVLLVLSQLTRPLPGLACQGIDRFAHRHLQLFLDGLRAPARSGLPGSAATLEDLRRG, from the coding sequence GTGGAGACCGCCGCCGAAGCCGCCACCTGCGGAACACCGCGCCGTACGCCGCGTCCGCGGGCCGACGCGTTGCGCAACCGGGAGCGGATAGTGGCGGCCGCTCGCGAGATGTTCGTCGAGTTCGGGCCTGAGGTGCCGCTCGACGAGGTCGCCCGCCGGGCGGGAGTCGGAAACGCGACGCTGTACCGGAACTTCCCCGACCGCGTCGCGCTGGTCCACGAGGTCGTCCTCGCGGTCACCCGCCGCACCACGGACCGTGCGCGGGAGGCGGCTGAGACGGAGTCCGACCCGTTCGCCGCGCTCAGCCGCTTCGTGCACGCGGCGGCCGACGAACGGATCGGCGCCCTGTGCCCGATGCTGTCCGGCGGCTTCGACAAGGACCATGCCGATCTGCTCGCCGAGCGCGGCCGCCTCGAAGAGGCCGTCGAGGGGCTCGTGGCGCGCGCCATGTCCACGGGACGGCTGCGCACCGACATCGCCGTCGGTGACGTACTTCTCGTCCTCTCCCAGCTCACCCGTCCGCTGCCCGGCCTCGCCTGCCAGGGCATCGACCGGTTCGCCCACCGTCATCTACAGCTCTTCCTGGACGGTTTGCGGGCTCCGGCCCGTTCCGGACTGCCGGGATCCGCAGCGACCTTGGAGGATCTGCGCCGCGGGTGA